The DNA window AGAGTGTTTCATGATTTAATTTTGTTAGATGAATTTTCGACACGATTTATGACTTTTTCATCAACAACAACGAATAATGCTCCATTAGCCACAAGGAGAAATGTCAAAAAAGTTCAACGTCGCAAATTTCTAAATATGgcaataaaaaatattgtttctaCTTACCATTATGAGTTTAACAAAGTTTCTAAAGAATGATCCTCCTACCATTTCCGAAGAGAATGTTGATCCTTGCAGGAGGACTGTAGTGGATGCACGGAATCAATGTGATTTCATATGCAAATATAACATTATGAATGAACTCGACAATACATTATACAACGTGTATTATCAAGCGAAAACCATAAAAGAGTTTTGGGAAATTGTGCATTCTTAGAACAAATTCCAGAATGCTCGTTCTATTATCAACTTTTCCCATAATATTAGTATAGACGTCATTGTTTTTTTGGATCAAAAAATGATATATCACGTCACAGTGACGGATGAAAGAGCCCAGGCCTGCTTCGGCCCAAAATATGTAGATTTTTTAATGGAAACATAATATTTTCACTCTACTAAGTCCAAATGAATTTTTAGCATATACATTGGCCCAAACTCAACTCTCATTTATCCGGAAACCGCTTAAACAAATGAAATCGTATTCTTTTttttacatatataaatattttatgaaatttattgGTTAATTGTGACCCCTTAATCAAATTATGAGTGAGCATGTGAGACCGTTTTACGAATccgacgggtcaatcctactacctatattcataataaaaagtaatactcttaacataaaaaataatattttttcatggatgtcccaaataagaaatccgtctcataaatacgacccgtgagaccgtctcatacaagtttttgcctcaaATTATTGGCTCTATCGGTTCTCTTTGTGATTAGTTCAAGTTTCACGGTAGCCTAGGGAAGTTAAGGATCCAGTTTTGATATCATTGAAATCATGTTGTGATTTATAATTATGTCTATGAATTCTTTACTTATTGATTCAAAAACAAAAAGGAAATTCAGTAATAGGCAAAAGCCAGATATAGTTAAACACATTAAGTTTCAAATACATTGTTTATTTTGTAACGGATGACCAAATATGATAGTGTCAGCGGGCCCACAAAACTTTGTCGGAAACCTTCGGTGAGCACAGGGATCTCATTACTCGACCTAACAAAATAGTGAATTTCCACAAGTACCCTCAAGAACGCACAACCAACTCAACACCCAAGTTAGGAAACCATAGTTAACAAATGATTCCAATTTTTCAAGTAATCACACTCAACTACAAAAGGAATTTATAATCCTCGAGACTTCATCCTACCTCTGAAATCCCCTCTCtctaaatttttagatctaTTCCAACCCGACCCCCTTACCCAAATCTGCTATCTTTGTCACAAGAGCGATATTTCTAGTTTCCTTTAAATTTCTTTGAGAATCATGTACACAAAACAAAACGGTACGTAACAATCTCTCAAAGACTCAActcatataaaataatatttctttgTATCTTATCGTCGAATGTTCATCTCACTAGCTACAAGTTAGGGAATTCATGTTATCATTTTGTTTATTATCATAGGTCAGGTTCGTCTACTTCTTTTGTTATTGAATTTGAAGCAGAAATATAGATGTGAATTTCGacacaaaataatttattattccTCAAAACAATTTTTTCCAATTAACTTTCATGAAAAACTAAAATCTTGTGAAATGAAAGGCTAAACATTCATATGCAAAATGGGCAAAGAATTGGAGAAGACAAAAGTTTCAGCCCTAACATTCACTTCAAAGTCCAAAAAACCCTGAAAATTCAAATTACAGTGCGTCTCTCTCTTTTTCCTATGGCCCCTCAAACAAATTCTTGATGTATTTTTTGGGCTTTTTCTGCTCTTACCTGTTTCTGTACGTGTACAAATACTTGAAACAACTCCCAATCTATTGCCCCCCGCCCCCCTCTCTCTCTCTGTTCTAGAGAGAGAAAAGAGCGGGACttgaaaattttcttgtatACAGGGTCTGAAAATGATGGGCATCTCAGCAATAATCCATCGCCTACCTTCTTACCCTAAAAACCCAGCTGAAATCTATGGCCCTTTTGCCTTGATTCTTTTTAAAGGTCTAAGAAGATGATGTCAGTATTATGTTTCTACACACTTGCACTTCCGCTACGTGCTTTGAGTTTTTAACTTGGTATCTAGCCTCTTGATATAGCGTGCTTTGAATTTGTGTGTATAAAATGATTGTGAGTTTTGTTATGGTCTGAATGTAGAGAGACAATGGGTTGATTTAGAACGGAGTTTATGGGTCTGGTATCGATTGAAGCCAAGAAACTATTGCAAACCTCTCGAAATTTGATTCGTTCTTCATTTTGAATTTGAATATTATAGAGAGGCGGTGTGGGTTTTTGTTCATTGAGATTCTTCTGATTTTTTTGAACAGTTCTCTGCGTTTTGTGTTTTAGGCCGCTGCCTCTGGTGACTGGTGAAGGACACGAAGTCGACTAAGTAGTGTGGCTTTGATTTAAGAATCCGTTTGGCTTTATTTTTTCGTCTGTGGTGTTGAGTTTTTGTAATGCATAGAACGGATTGTTGAGGATAAATAAAGGTGAATACAGGGTTCAAGAGTTGGTTTTTATTGGTTTGTCAAATGGTGGTTGAGTCGGATTTGAAGGTGTTCTTATCAGGTATCCCAGATAAAACCAAGAAAGATGTAATAGAATTGGAGAAGCTAAAAAACAATACATTGAAACTCGGTGAAGAGGATCAGGATATTGTGGAACCAAACcgagattttaagatttttaataaTAAGTGTACTAATGAGATTGCAGGTAATGTGGATGTTTATGAAAAGCCTAGTAATATTAAAGATGACAATGGCGAAAATGATCAGGTGTCAGATGAGGACTCGGCTACAAGGAAGAGGAAACGTGAGTGCTACTTAGGCATACTGAATTGGCTCGCAAACATTGCTAAAAATCCTTGCGACCCTGCGATTGGATCAATACCTGAGATGCAGAAGTGGAAGCACTATGGAAGTGAGCAGATGTGGAAGAAGATCCTCTTGGTTCGTGAAAAAATGCTTTTGAAAAGAAATACAGATGAAACTTCTCAACATTCGATTTGGCAGGTGAAAATCAAATATTTCTCATCTGTGTTTGAACATTAAAAACGATACCATCTTCAGTTGTTAATAAGTTTCCATCATTTTGCTACTGGATCAGATTTATTGGCTTCCATTTGGAGGGAATATCATGTTGCACATGGCTCTTAATCTTGCATTGTTGACTATTCAATAGGTCAAGAAAATGTAATCTAGCATTGCTTACTGTTTAATTGgtcaagaaaaatgctaaattgcTAATCAAATGGCCGTGGTCTGATAATATCAGGGATAGTGGTTTTTGTAAGTTCATTGTACAAACACATAATTTGAAGTCCCAATTCTCCATAAGCAGAAGAAAAAATGATATTTGTATTTAGCGATCTCATGTGATGCATTTGGATTGATGAATTTGAAGGCAACTATATCAAGtccataataacaaaatttgaCAATGGATTCTAAATCCTTGACAagttattttttgaaatattgtaGTCGATTTCAAATCCATCTCAATATATAGTCATTTTAAATCAATTATTCAAATACTTCATCAAATCAAAATCTTCAGATAGATGAAGGAATTTGttcatatttcaaatttatttgattgtttctattaatttataaatttgctagatttcaaattcatcaaaGTTGGATGTAATGGCAATTGAGATGAGTGTCATCAAGAATCAATTGTTCAATTCATTCCTCAAATCAAATTTCTTCCATCCAAACGCAACTTTAATGCCTGCAGCAGAACAGAAAATCACCTGTCCACCCAGATTAGTCTTTCACCTTGATAATCCACTCTACCCGTCTTTCTTGGTTAATGTTAGTTGGATATTATGTTGTTGTTGAATATTCAAACATCCTTGAATGAAACATTTTCTTTGCTTGGCAGAAGAAGCAAAAGATGCATCCAAGCATGTATGAAGATCAGTCTGTTTCTGAAAGGTTAAGATTCAGCCAGAGGCTCCTTGTCGCAAAAGATTCTTCTAGAAAAACGAAAGGACAGTTGTGTTCAGAATCATCATCCTCAGGTAGTCAAAGCGACAATAGGCAGTCCGATTCAACAGCAGATTCAATTGGATTTGGAGGCAATCATACTCGAAAGAAACACATTCCTACAGGCCCAGATTTTCAAGTAGACGTACCAAAGTGTACTGAGGCAGCTTATGATAGTGATTCTAAATGGTTAGGCACCCGAATTTGGCCACTTTACAAAGGAGAACATAACAAAAGCTTGATTGAAAGGGATCTTATTGGAAGAGGGAGACAAGAATCATGTGGATGCCAGTTCCCCGGTTCTATTGAATGTGTCAGGTTTCATGTTGGGGAGAAAAGGATGAAGGTAAAACTTGAGTTGGGCTCGGCCTTTTACGAATGGAAATTCAATTCCATGGGCGAGGAAAACGCGATTTCGTGGACTAAACAAGATGAGAACAAGTTTCAGGATATAGTGAACTCAAACCGGTTGTCATCTGAAAAATACTTTTGGGATGAGCTTTTCAAGTTTTTTCCAAGAAAAGGGAGGGCAGCTCTGGTCAGCTACTACTTCAATGTCTTTCTTCTACGGCGTAGAGGTCAACAAAATAGGAACATCACAAGCAATATTCATAGTGACGACGAGGACTCCGAATATGGGCCAATTTGCAACAGGTTTGGCCAAATGGCTACTCAATCTCCAGGGTCCATTTTTCGTTCACCAAAGAAAACGAATATGAGTGGCAGTTAGGCGTTGCTGCGATAAGTTGTAAATTGCTGCAGATTTTGATGATAGTCCTAAAGATACCTAAGTTGGGCTCTTTCAGGCATGTTTATAAGCATTTACCTTTTTTCTCACATACTTTATCGTTGATTCCTTGGTTTAAGCAAGCAAAATTTGGATTCGGAGCTATATGTACGTACATTCTTTATACTGCATTTGGGTTGGTCCAGTCATACTCGGTCTGGATTCTGGCCCTTAAAAAATAGATTGCATCTATTGATTTGGTCCGTATCCACTTATACTCGGTCCAAACCCTATTCATCGCATCTGATTTTATTTATTCcgtgataaataataatattttacaatatatgtTGAATAAtttactttaattaatttagttctCTCGAATTCTACCGTAAATTTTTCCTGATCTTAAagtaaattttatttcaaatcgaTTGAAACCGAAACCAAAATACTTAAAAACCGAATCCACAATGTATTCAAGTAGTCCGGTTTTGGTTCTAATTTCATAATATCCTTCCGCAGGTTTGATCATGTCTTCAAATCAATTGTTGTCAAATTTAAGAATTGTTGGTGAAGAATTCGAAGATGGCAATGCACATCAATTAGTTGATGTTCTTGTTGAACGTTATTTTCTTAAAAGATTTTACATCGTTCTTGGTGATCAATAATTATACAACAATTTTACTTGTAAAAACAGCACAATAATTCACAAATTCAATAACCAAAAAATGATGTAAACTGAAGGAAAAAATTGCAAACACAAAGATGAATGCAAATGTATTTAGAATTCAGaatttttttgtcaaaataaACTTTTATCTTCTATCTAATGTTGTTTGTCTATAAAGAGTACTGAACGTGATACCTTAAGctttttgtttgtttgtgtaAAACCAAACAATAGTACATAAACGATAATTTTTTATCATTTTGGCCATGGAATAAGTCGTGGCTTCATAAGTGTTTCGTGGAGCGACTCGTACTCACACTTACATAAACGGTCTCTTTTTAAGAGTATCCGATTATACTTTACGTTTTCCAACTAAAGAACCATTCATCactatatttattaaaaaaaaaatcttttttttaCGAATGAAAAATGAATAATTCTCAAGTGCTAACACAAGTTCTCTAAATCTAGTTGTCTCATTGAACCATGATATTGATATCTTCGATGTAGCAGAATTTCCCAAGGATAGTTTTCTCCCAAAATTTGGAATGTATATGGATAAGATCTCTTTATTGGAACATATGTGGTGAGTAGCACCCATATCAACTCACCATTCATTTGAGTTGTCCATCATGTTTgtataaaaaatcatttaagttaaataaagttcagaaatataaaaaatatcgaTCTTTTTTGAACTACGTTCGCATGCTCTATCTATTTCTTTGAGAGCCTTCATTTTTTTGCCACATGGTTCGGCTTGTCGCTTTTATAGAAATTTCCTTTGAACTTTTTCATATTCTTTTGTTGTTGTTGCCCATCATGAATTTCATTTTCTTCCCATTGTTTCTATAATCCACCATGTTAAATTTTGCAGTCATCTTGATTGGTTTGACATCGTATCACAGTTACCTTCTTCAATCCTCAGTCGAACAATCAGATCCTCGAGTCCTATTTATTGTCGACCGTACTTCAAGTAGTTTTTGAAATCCTTCCACAAAAAGAGGAGTTTCTCAATCAATGCACCAACTTGAAATGACTCGCTTAGACTCATCCCCTCCTCATGAATCTCTTGCAATAATAGTACTTGTATTTTTTGTACTTGACTCACTACAGATTCCCATCTTGAAATCCAAGAAGTGTTCTACAACGAACTTAAGGCCTGCATATTCTGCCTTATACTTATTTTCCAACATTTTCCAAAACTCTTTTATGGTTTTCACTTGACAATACATATTATATAATGCATTGTCGAGTTCATTCATAATGTTATGTTTGCATATAAAATCACATTGATTCCGTGCATCCACTGCAGTCCTCCTGCAAAGATCAACATTCTCTTCGGGAGTGGTAAGAGGATTCTCCTTTAGAAACTTCGTTAAACTCATAATGGTAAGGAGAAACAATATTTTCTATTGTcatattttgaaatttgcaCAGTTGAAATTTTTTTACCTTTCTCCTTGTGGCCAATGAAGCATTATTCGTTGTTGATGATGAAAAAGTCATATtcaaattcttcaaaataaaataacaaaatcttCTTAAGCTTTTTGGTGAGGAACTTGAAAATGACAATAAATTACAATAAGTTGAGGTTTGTGTTGAACACTAGTTTTTTAAAAAGATCTTGCCTTACTCTTAGTGTTTTTGTAGTTGAAAATCTTCTCTCAATATATAATAACTTCATTTGTGATAACAATACAGTAAATCATAAGTTCAATAGCCAGAAATGATATAAACTCTCTTTGTTCAAGAAGAAATAAGTGCAAAAACAAGATAAATGCAAATTTATTCAAAAACTCTGAAAAAGTCTGTTCAAAATGAACTTTGATTTTCTATTTAATGTTATTTAACCGTAGAGACGTGTTGTTTCATCATGTTGATGACCCCAAAAGGAATGATAAAAAGCGCATTTTGAATAAATAGAACACACGtaataatatcattttatttttatcgaaTAATATTATCATCATTATTAAAAACTGTAATTATTACTCTTCAAtacacattttttttaattaacatATTAATCTACAAACTATcttaatcaaataaaacacaCTAAACAAACATTATGTTATGTGTGAGAGAATCgtggaaaaaatattaattaaaaaatcaaatttattatcGCTGATCACGATTTACAAGTGCAACACTAACAGTACCATTAATTTTACGTTGATAGGTGGGTGAAATTTACGCATCATGATTCATGCGTGACTTTCAAGTGCACACGTCGCGGGGATCACCGCCACCTTAAACCCGAGCAACGCCTGCACTCGGATTGCGTTTCCCACGAAATGAAGAACCGAAGCGTTCTCATTAATCTCCTCTTCGGTTTCCTCGTCCTTATAACCTACCAAACTCGCGGAATTGACTGGTTTGCGGAGGCATCGAAGCGGAGAATCCACGTAGATGACAATTTAGACGACGTCGTTGACGACGAGGAGGATGAAGCTTGGCGTGAATGGGGCAAGAAGAAGCAACCCGAATTCGACCCGCCGCCTACGGATTTTACCGGGACGGGTCTTCAAGAAATGCAGGAAGAATTGATGAAGCGCCAGCTCGGACCCGTTTTCGGGTTCGTCAAACTCGTGCCGGGAACTCGCCGGACTCCGGTAATCAACTGGTTCATTTGTTTCCTTGAGTGGTGATCGAATTCACTTGCTGTTTTTTTAGGCTGTTTGCTTGGATATTGGATCAATTTATACAAATTACACGAGTTCTATTTGAATTAACAATTGCTTGATTAATGGCGGGTTTGGCAAGTTAGGGCTGTAGCGAATGAAGTTCACAAAACGCGATGGGATTTTTTGTGGGTTTCCAAGATAAGTTTGGGGTTTAATCGAGCTTGAAGTGTGTGAGATGTTGTGATAAAGTTTATTTTGCTTCATAGATGGGGTGCGGTTTCAGCGTTGTGCAATTCAAAACTAATGGATCACGTGAAAGTTGAGATGTGTTTTTTGAGGTTGCTTAGATTTGTTGGCTTTTCATTGAAATGTAGCCTGCCAATGTTGGCGTCTGATAATTAAATTCTATATATTTCACCACAACACTGACTCCAATGACTAACTCGTACAGATTCAGGTGTGTGAGTTTTATATCTAGTGATATCAGTAGTTCAACACAATGATCTTTGCTTTATTGAATAAATTTTGTGCAGGAAATGGTGTCTGACGTCGCCATGAAATGGACAAATGTCGCAAGAACAGGTGCAATTGAGGCAACATTCACGGGTGTAGATTTGAGTACCATCATGTTCACCATGCAAAAGGGTCAAGATTCGCTGGAGGTTTGTTctgatttttttaaacaaatgtaatttataattaaattgtcTGTTGATTTAGTAGAGATGTCATTTATACCACGCATTTACTCATTCTATCAACCAAATTTCCAACATTTTTCCAGTTAAAAGAATTCATACTGAGTCAATCGGATGCGTATGAGATTAAGATAGGGGATCAACTTTTCAGAAGACCTGGAGATCGTCCCTTCGAAGAGGTTTTTGAGAAGATCCGGACGGAGAAGGAGGAAAGGCACCACGAACTTTAACTACGTGGGGGGTGATACAAGCTGCAATTTTCGATTTCTTGTAAGTTGTTTGCTTGTTTCAAATCCATTCTATGAGGTAGCTTGTAAACTATCCATCTGTTACTAAATTCTTGCAGATATATTGAGATGAACATGGTATATTTTTTCAAGTGATTTTGCATTAGATGGTGAATAGAAAGCGATGTAATAATTGATTATAATGGTACACAAATTTCgtaaaaaaattagaataaaATGATGGTTGCAAGAGTGATATTCACTCGTACATAATGGAAAGATCATTTCAGCTTCCCGTTAAAGTCACTCAACTGAAGAACATTAATTCTGGGAATGCCTACAGCGTCCTACTCTTTCTTTCTGAGTGTTATAACCCCAATCCCCTGCACCATGAATCTTGACTTAACAACTGGAACAATTTATGAGATCAATGGAAtggtatacaaaacaaaaaaagtaAAGGAATTACCAAGATATAGGTTCCAGTTGTTCAACTCTGTCTCCTTGATGACATTCTTTAAAGTCGCAATACGGTCCTCGACAAAGCTAAATATAGAATAGCAAATAAGATGGC is part of the Primulina eburnea isolate SZY01 chromosome 1, ASM2296580v1, whole genome shotgun sequence genome and encodes:
- the LOC140839060 gene encoding AT-rich interactive domain-containing protein 2-like, which produces MVVESDLKVFLSGIPDKTKKDVIELEKLKNNTLKLGEEDQDIVEPNRDFKIFNNKCTNEIAGNVDVYEKPSNIKDDNGENDQVSDEDSATRKRKRECYLGILNWLANIAKNPCDPAIGSIPEMQKWKHYGSEQMWKKILLVREKMLLKRNTDETSQHSIWQKKQKMHPSMYEDQSVSERLRFSQRLLVAKDSSRKTKGQLCSESSSSGSQSDNRQSDSTADSIGFGGNHTRKKHIPTGPDFQVDVPKCTEAAYDSDSKWLGTRIWPLYKGEHNKSLIERDLIGRGRQESCGCQFPGSIECVRFHVGEKRMKVKLELGSAFYEWKFNSMGEENAISWTKQDENKFQDIVNSNRLSSEKYFWDELFKFFPRKGRAALVSYYFNVFLLRRRGQQNRNITSNIHSDDEDSEYGPICNRFGQMATQSPGSIFRSPKKTNMSGS
- the LOC140839080 gene encoding uncharacterized protein, translating into MKNRSVLINLLFGFLVLITYQTRGIDWFAEASKRRIHVDDNLDDVVDDEEDEAWREWGKKKQPEFDPPPTDFTGTGLQEMQEELMKRQLGPVFGFVKLVPGTRRTPEMVSDVAMKWTNVARTGAIEATFTGVDLSTIMFTMQKGQDSLELKEFILSQSDAYEIKIGDQLFRRPGDRPFEEVFEKIRTEKEERHHEL